The Mustela erminea isolate mMusErm1 chromosome 18, mMusErm1.Pri, whole genome shotgun sequence genome has a window encoding:
- the OTOP3 gene encoding proton channel OTOP3 isoform X1, producing the protein MPGQASATSQDPSMASPEAQETGAAPAEGSQVDAGAEKTRAAASPHQRSWLVRHFSLLLLRRDRQAQKAGQLFSGLLALNVVFLGGAFICSMIFNNVAITLGDVWILLAALKALSLLWLLYFATRTTRHPRAVLYHDPHAGPIWVRGSLVLFGSCSICLNIFRVGYDVSHIHCKSQLELIFPVIEMIFIGVQTWVLWKHCKDCVQVQTNFTRCGLMLTLATDLLLWVLAVTNDSMHREIEAELNALMENFFGNDTSTCLCLNATVCEVFQKGYLMLYPFSAEYCLICCAVLFVMWKNAGRRLAPRAGAHPRTPPFRLRGAIFGPLLGLLALVAGVCVFVLFQIEASGPAIARQYFTLYYAFYIAVLPAMSLACLAGTAIHGLEERELDTLKNPTRSLDVVLLMGAALGQMGIAYFSIVAIVATRPHELLNRLILAYSLLLILQHIAQNLFIIEGLHRRPLWETASEDPAGKREAEPPRRGSLLELGQDLRRASLAYIHSYSHLNWKRRALKEISLFLILCNITLWMMPAFGIHPEFENGLEQEFYGYRTWFTIVNFGLPLGVFYRMHSVGGLVEVYLEA; encoded by the exons ATGCCCGGCCAGGCCTCAG CCACTTCTCAGGATCCATCTATGGCCTCCCCGGAAGCACAGGAGACCGGAGCAGCCCCGGCCGAGGGGAGCCAAGTGGACGCGGGGGCTGAGAAAACCAGAGCTGCCGCCTCACCCCACCAGCGGTCCTGGCTGGTGCGGCATTtctcgctgctgctgctgcggagGGACAGGCAGGCCCAGAAGGCGGGGCAGCTCTTCTCAGGGCTCCTGGCCCTCAATGTGGTGTTCCTGGGCGGAGCCTTCATCTGCAGTATGATCTTCAACAACGTGGCCATCACGCTGGGTGATGTGTGGATCCTGCTGGCCGCGCTGAAGGCCCTGTCCCTCCTCTGGCTCCTCTACTTTGCCACCCGGACCACCCGCCACCCGCGCGCCGTGCTCTACCACGACCCTCACGCGGGACCCATCTGGGTGCGGG GCTCCCTGGTGCTCTTTGGCAGCTGTAGCATCTGCCTCAACATCTTCCGGGTGGGCTACGACGTGAGCCACATCCACTGCAAGTCACAGCTGGAGCTCATCTTCCCTGTCATCGAGATGATCTTCATCGGCGTCCAG ACCTGGGTGCTTTGGAAACACTGTAAGGACTGTGTTCAGGTCCAGACCAATTTCACTAG GTGTGGCCTAATGCTGACCCTGGCCACAGACCTGCTGCTGTGGGTTCTGGCTGTCACCAACGACTCTATGCACCGCGAGATCGAGGCTGAGCTCAACGCCCTCATGGAAAACTTCTTTG gcaACGACACCAGCACCTGCCTCTGTCTCAATGCCACCGTGTGTGAGGTCTTCCAGAAGGGCTACCTGATGCTCTACCCCTTCAGCGCCGAGTACTGCCTCATCTGCTGCGCTGTGCTCTTTGTCATGTGGAAGAACGCCGGCCGCCGCCTGGCGCCCCGCGCAGGCGCTCACCCCCGCACCCCTCCCTTCCGCCTGCGCGGGGCCATCTTTGGGCCGCTGCTGGGCCTGCTGGCCCTGGTGGCGGGCGTGTGCGTCTTCGTGCTCTTCCAGATCGAAGCCAGTGGCCCCGCCATTGCGCGCCAGTACTTCACCCTCTACTATGCCTTCTACATAGCCGTGCTGCCCGCCATGAGCCTGGCGTGCCTGGCGGGCACGGCCATCCACGGGCTGGAGGAGCGCGAGCTGGACACGCTCAAGAACCCCACCCGCAGCCTGGACGTGGTGCTGCTCATGGGCGCGGCGCTGGGCCAGATGGGCATCGCCTACTTTTCCATCGTGGCCATCGTGGCCACTCGCCCCCATGAGCTGCTCAACCGCCTCATCCTGGCCTACTCGCTGCTGCTTATTCTGCAGCACATCGCGCAGAACCTCTTCATCATCGAGGGCCTGCACCGGCGCCCGCTCTGGGAGACGGCATCCGAGGACCCGGCAGGGAAGCGAGAGGCTGAGCCTCCCCGCCGGGGGTCGCTGCTGGAGCTGGGCCAGGACCTGCGGCGGGCCTCGCTGGCCTACATCCACTCCTACAGCCACCTCAACTGGAAGCGGCGGGCGCTCAAAGAGATCTCGCTCTTCCTCATCCTCTGCAACATCACA ctGTGGATGATGCCCGCATTTGGCATACACCCGGAGTTCGAGAACGGGCTCGAACAAGAATTCTATGGCTATCGGACCTGGTTCACCATCGTCAATTTTGGCCTGCCTCTGGGGGTCTTCTACCGAATGCACTCTGTCGGGGGGCTGGTGGAGGTCTACTTGGAGGCCTGA
- the OTOP3 gene encoding proton channel OTOP3 isoform X2, whose product MASPEAQETGAAPAEGSQVDAGAEKTRAAASPHQRSWLVRHFSLLLLRRDRQAQKAGQLFSGLLALNVVFLGGAFICSMIFNNVAITLGDVWILLAALKALSLLWLLYFATRTTRHPRAVLYHDPHAGPIWVRGSLVLFGSCSICLNIFRVGYDVSHIHCKSQLELIFPVIEMIFIGVQTWVLWKHCKDCVQVQTNFTRCGLMLTLATDLLLWVLAVTNDSMHREIEAELNALMENFFGNDTSTCLCLNATVCEVFQKGYLMLYPFSAEYCLICCAVLFVMWKNAGRRLAPRAGAHPRTPPFRLRGAIFGPLLGLLALVAGVCVFVLFQIEASGPAIARQYFTLYYAFYIAVLPAMSLACLAGTAIHGLEERELDTLKNPTRSLDVVLLMGAALGQMGIAYFSIVAIVATRPHELLNRLILAYSLLLILQHIAQNLFIIEGLHRRPLWETASEDPAGKREAEPPRRGSLLELGQDLRRASLAYIHSYSHLNWKRRALKEISLFLILCNITLWMMPAFGIHPEFENGLEQEFYGYRTWFTIVNFGLPLGVFYRMHSVGGLVEVYLEA is encoded by the exons ATGGCCTCCCCGGAAGCACAGGAGACCGGAGCAGCCCCGGCCGAGGGGAGCCAAGTGGACGCGGGGGCTGAGAAAACCAGAGCTGCCGCCTCACCCCACCAGCGGTCCTGGCTGGTGCGGCATTtctcgctgctgctgctgcggagGGACAGGCAGGCCCAGAAGGCGGGGCAGCTCTTCTCAGGGCTCCTGGCCCTCAATGTGGTGTTCCTGGGCGGAGCCTTCATCTGCAGTATGATCTTCAACAACGTGGCCATCACGCTGGGTGATGTGTGGATCCTGCTGGCCGCGCTGAAGGCCCTGTCCCTCCTCTGGCTCCTCTACTTTGCCACCCGGACCACCCGCCACCCGCGCGCCGTGCTCTACCACGACCCTCACGCGGGACCCATCTGGGTGCGGG GCTCCCTGGTGCTCTTTGGCAGCTGTAGCATCTGCCTCAACATCTTCCGGGTGGGCTACGACGTGAGCCACATCCACTGCAAGTCACAGCTGGAGCTCATCTTCCCTGTCATCGAGATGATCTTCATCGGCGTCCAG ACCTGGGTGCTTTGGAAACACTGTAAGGACTGTGTTCAGGTCCAGACCAATTTCACTAG GTGTGGCCTAATGCTGACCCTGGCCACAGACCTGCTGCTGTGGGTTCTGGCTGTCACCAACGACTCTATGCACCGCGAGATCGAGGCTGAGCTCAACGCCCTCATGGAAAACTTCTTTG gcaACGACACCAGCACCTGCCTCTGTCTCAATGCCACCGTGTGTGAGGTCTTCCAGAAGGGCTACCTGATGCTCTACCCCTTCAGCGCCGAGTACTGCCTCATCTGCTGCGCTGTGCTCTTTGTCATGTGGAAGAACGCCGGCCGCCGCCTGGCGCCCCGCGCAGGCGCTCACCCCCGCACCCCTCCCTTCCGCCTGCGCGGGGCCATCTTTGGGCCGCTGCTGGGCCTGCTGGCCCTGGTGGCGGGCGTGTGCGTCTTCGTGCTCTTCCAGATCGAAGCCAGTGGCCCCGCCATTGCGCGCCAGTACTTCACCCTCTACTATGCCTTCTACATAGCCGTGCTGCCCGCCATGAGCCTGGCGTGCCTGGCGGGCACGGCCATCCACGGGCTGGAGGAGCGCGAGCTGGACACGCTCAAGAACCCCACCCGCAGCCTGGACGTGGTGCTGCTCATGGGCGCGGCGCTGGGCCAGATGGGCATCGCCTACTTTTCCATCGTGGCCATCGTGGCCACTCGCCCCCATGAGCTGCTCAACCGCCTCATCCTGGCCTACTCGCTGCTGCTTATTCTGCAGCACATCGCGCAGAACCTCTTCATCATCGAGGGCCTGCACCGGCGCCCGCTCTGGGAGACGGCATCCGAGGACCCGGCAGGGAAGCGAGAGGCTGAGCCTCCCCGCCGGGGGTCGCTGCTGGAGCTGGGCCAGGACCTGCGGCGGGCCTCGCTGGCCTACATCCACTCCTACAGCCACCTCAACTGGAAGCGGCGGGCGCTCAAAGAGATCTCGCTCTTCCTCATCCTCTGCAACATCACA ctGTGGATGATGCCCGCATTTGGCATACACCCGGAGTTCGAGAACGGGCTCGAACAAGAATTCTATGGCTATCGGACCTGGTTCACCATCGTCAATTTTGGCCTGCCTCTGGGGGTCTTCTACCGAATGCACTCTGTCGGGGGGCTGGTGGAGGTCTACTTGGAGGCCTGA
- the HID1 gene encoding protein HID1 isoform X1 — protein MGSADSKLNFRKAVIQLTTKTQPVEATDDAFWDQFWADTATSVQDVFALVPAAEIRAVREESPSNLATLCYKAVEKLVQGAESGCHSEKEKQIVLNCSRLLTRVLPYIFEDPDWRGFFWSTVPGAGRAGGDDDGENARPLAESLLLAIADLLFCPDFTVQSHRRSTVDSAEDVHSLDSCEYIWEAGVGFAHSPQPNYIHDLNRMELLKLLLTCFSEAMYLPPAPDSGSTNPWVQFFCSTENRHALPLFTSLLNTVCAYDPVGYGIPYNHLLFSDYREPLVEEAAQVLIVTLDHDSATSASPTVDGTTTGTAMDDADPPGPENLFVNYLSRIHREEDFQFILKGIARLLSNPLLQTYLPNSTKKIQFHQELLVLFWKLCDFNKKFLFFVLKSSDVLDILVPILYFLNDARADHSRVGLMHIGVFILLLLSGERNFGVRLNKPYSVRVPMDIPVFTGTHADLLIVVFHKIITSGHQRLQPLFDCLLTIVVNVSPYLKSLSMVAANKLLHLLEAFSTTWFLFSAAQNHHLVFFLLEAFNNIIQYQFDGNSNLVYAIIRKRSVFHQLANLPADPPAIHKALQRRRRPPESLSRTGSQEGASMEGSRPAAPAEPGTLKTSLVATPGIDKLTEKSQVSEDGTLRSLEPMSQQSSAEGSPAAEEPEQAWREQRRLSSASASGQWNPTSEWVLSWKSKLPLQTIMRLLQVLVPQVEKICIDKGLTDESEILRFLQHGTLVGLLPVPHPILIRKYQANSGTAMWFRTYMWGVIYLRNVDPPVWYDTDVKLFEIQRV, from the exons cccgtgGAAGCCACCGATGATGCCTTTTGGGACCAGTTCTGGGCAGACACGGCCACGTCAGTGCAGGACGTCTTCGCGCTGGTGCCGGCGGCAGAGATCCGGGCCGTGCGGGAGGAGTCACCCTCCAATCTGGCCACTCTGTGCTACAAG GCCGTGGAGAAGCTGGTGCAGGGAGCCGAGAGCGGCTGCCATtcggagaaggagaagcagattgtCCTGAACTGCAGCCGGCTTCTCACCCGAGTGCTGCCCTACATCTTCGAGGACCCTGACTGGAGGGGCTTCTTCTGGTCCACAGTGCCCGGGGCAGGACGAGCAGGG GGAGACGATGATGGTGAGAACGCCCGGCCCCTGGCTGAGTCCCTGCTCCTGGCCATCGCCGACCTCCTCTTCTGTCCAGATTTCACTGTCCAGAGCCACCGCAGGAGCACTGTG GACTCAGCGGAGGACGTCCACTCCCTGGACAGCTGTGAATACATTTGGGAGGCTGGTGTGGGCTTTGCTCACTCCCCCCAGCCCAACTACATCCATGACCTGAACCG GATGGAGCTGTTGAAACTGCTGCTGACATGCTTCTCTGAGGCCATGTACCTGCCCCCAGCTCCGGACAGTGGCAGCACCAACCCGTGGGTGCAGTTCTTTTGTTCCACGGAGAACAG ACACGCGCTCCCCCTGTTTACCTCCCTTCTCAACACCGTGTGTGCCTATGACCCTGTGGGCTACGGGATCCCCTACAACCACCTACTCTTCTCCGACTACCGGGAACCCCTGGTGGAGGAGGCGGCCCAGGTGCTCATCGTCACCTTGGACCACGACAGTGCCACCAGCGCCAGCCCCACCGTGGACGGCACCACGACAGGCACGGCCATGGATGACGCGGAT CCTCCAGGACCCGAAAACCTGTTTGTAAACTACCTGTCCCGCATCCATCGGGAGGAG GACTTCCAGTTCATCCTCAAGGGCATAGCCCGGCTGCTCTCCAACCCCCTGCTCCAGACCTACCTGCCCAACTCCACCAAGAAGATCCAGTTCCACCAGGAGCTACTAGTCCTCTTTTGGAAGCTCTGTGACTTCAATAAG aAATTCCTCTTCTTTGTGCTCAAGAGCAGTGATGTGCTGGACATCCTGGTCCCCATCCTCTACTTCCTCAATGATGCCCGAGCGGATCATT CCCGGGTAGGCCTGATGCACATCGGAGTCTTCATCCTGTTGCTTCTGAGCGGGGAGCGGAACTTCGGGGTGCGGTTGAACAAGCCCTACTCGGTGCGCGTGCCCATGGACATCCCGGTCTTTACCGGTACCCATGCGGACCTGCTCATTGTG GTGTTCCACAAGATCATCACCAGCGGTCACCAGCGGCTGCAGCCCCTGTTCGACTGCCTGCTCACCATCGTGGTCAACG TGTCCCCCTACCTCAAGAGCCTGTCCATGGTGGCCGCCAACAAGCTGTTGCACCTGCTGGAGGCCTtctccaccacctggttcctcttCTCCGCTGCCCAGAACCACCACCTGGTGTTCTTCCTCCTGGAGGCCTTCAACAACATCATTCAGTACCAGTTCGACG GCAACTCCAACCTGGTCTACGCCATCATCCGAAAGCGCAGCGTCTTCCACCAGCTGGCCAACCTGCCCGCCGACCCCCCTGCCATCCACAAGGCCTTGCAGCGGCGCCGACGGCCACCCGAGTCCTTGTCCCGAACTGGCTCACAGGAGGGCGCCTCCATGGAGGGCTCCCGCCCTGCGGCCCCCGCTGAGCCTGGCACTCTCAAGACGAGCCTGGTGGCCACCCCAG gcattGACAAGCTGACGGAGAAGTCCCAGGTGTCAGAGGACGGCACCTTGCGATCCCTGGAGCCCATGTCGCAGCAGAGCTCGGCAGAGGGCAGCCCGGCCGCGGAG GAGCCCGAGCAGGCGTGGCGGGAGCAGCGGCGGCTATCCAGCGCATCAGCCAGTGGGCAGTGGAACCCAACATCGGAATGG GTTCTCTCTTGGAAGTCAAAGCTGCCGCTGCAGACCATCATGAGGCTGCTCCAAGTGCTGGTTCCCCAGGTGGAAAAGATCTGCATCGACAA GGGCCTGACGGATGAGTCAGAgatcctgaggttcctgcagcACGGCACCCTGGTGGGGCTGCTCCCTGTGCCGCACCCCATCCTCATCCGCAAGTACCAGGCCAACTCAGGCACGGCCATGTGGTTCCGCACCTACATGTGGGGCGTCATCTATCTGAG GAATGTGGACCCGCCTGTCTGGTACGACACGGATGTGAAGCTGTTTGAGATCCAGCGGGTGTGA
- the HID1 gene encoding protein HID1 isoform X2 yields MGSADSKLNFRKAVIQLTTKTQPVEATDDAFWDQFWADTATSVQDVFALVPAAEIRAVREESPSNLATLCYKAVEKLVQGAESGCHSEKEKQIVLNCSRLLTRVLPYIFEDPDWRGFFWSTVPGAGRAGGDDDGENARPLAESLLLAIADLLFCPDFTVQSHRRSTVDSAEDVHSLDSCEYIWEAGVGFAHSPQPNYIHDLNRMELLKLLLTCFSEAMYLPPAPDSGSTNPWVQFFCSTENRHALPLFTSLLNTVCAYDPVGYGIPYNHLLFSDYREPLVEEAAQVLIVTLDHDSATSASPTVDGTTTGTAMDDADPPGPENLFVNYLSRIHREEDFQFILKGIARLLSNPLLQTYLPNSTKKIQFHQELLVLFWKLCDFNKKFLFFVLKSSDVLDILVPILYFLNDARADHSRVGLMHIGVFILLLLSGERNFGVRLNKPYSVRVPMDIPVFTGTHADLLIVVFHKIITSGHQRLQPLFDCLLTIVVNVSPYLKSLSMVAANKLLHLLEAFSTTWFLFSAAQNHHLVFFLLEAFNNIIQYQFDGNSNLVYAIIRKRSVFHQLANLPADPPAIHKALQRRRRPPESLSRTGSQEGASMEGSRPAAPAEPGTLKTSLVATPGIDKLTEKSQVSEDGTLRSLEPMSQQSSAEGSPAAEASLAFRPLIHQPYLRGAGLYPTSPVSPWP; encoded by the exons cccgtgGAAGCCACCGATGATGCCTTTTGGGACCAGTTCTGGGCAGACACGGCCACGTCAGTGCAGGACGTCTTCGCGCTGGTGCCGGCGGCAGAGATCCGGGCCGTGCGGGAGGAGTCACCCTCCAATCTGGCCACTCTGTGCTACAAG GCCGTGGAGAAGCTGGTGCAGGGAGCCGAGAGCGGCTGCCATtcggagaaggagaagcagattgtCCTGAACTGCAGCCGGCTTCTCACCCGAGTGCTGCCCTACATCTTCGAGGACCCTGACTGGAGGGGCTTCTTCTGGTCCACAGTGCCCGGGGCAGGACGAGCAGGG GGAGACGATGATGGTGAGAACGCCCGGCCCCTGGCTGAGTCCCTGCTCCTGGCCATCGCCGACCTCCTCTTCTGTCCAGATTTCACTGTCCAGAGCCACCGCAGGAGCACTGTG GACTCAGCGGAGGACGTCCACTCCCTGGACAGCTGTGAATACATTTGGGAGGCTGGTGTGGGCTTTGCTCACTCCCCCCAGCCCAACTACATCCATGACCTGAACCG GATGGAGCTGTTGAAACTGCTGCTGACATGCTTCTCTGAGGCCATGTACCTGCCCCCAGCTCCGGACAGTGGCAGCACCAACCCGTGGGTGCAGTTCTTTTGTTCCACGGAGAACAG ACACGCGCTCCCCCTGTTTACCTCCCTTCTCAACACCGTGTGTGCCTATGACCCTGTGGGCTACGGGATCCCCTACAACCACCTACTCTTCTCCGACTACCGGGAACCCCTGGTGGAGGAGGCGGCCCAGGTGCTCATCGTCACCTTGGACCACGACAGTGCCACCAGCGCCAGCCCCACCGTGGACGGCACCACGACAGGCACGGCCATGGATGACGCGGAT CCTCCAGGACCCGAAAACCTGTTTGTAAACTACCTGTCCCGCATCCATCGGGAGGAG GACTTCCAGTTCATCCTCAAGGGCATAGCCCGGCTGCTCTCCAACCCCCTGCTCCAGACCTACCTGCCCAACTCCACCAAGAAGATCCAGTTCCACCAGGAGCTACTAGTCCTCTTTTGGAAGCTCTGTGACTTCAATAAG aAATTCCTCTTCTTTGTGCTCAAGAGCAGTGATGTGCTGGACATCCTGGTCCCCATCCTCTACTTCCTCAATGATGCCCGAGCGGATCATT CCCGGGTAGGCCTGATGCACATCGGAGTCTTCATCCTGTTGCTTCTGAGCGGGGAGCGGAACTTCGGGGTGCGGTTGAACAAGCCCTACTCGGTGCGCGTGCCCATGGACATCCCGGTCTTTACCGGTACCCATGCGGACCTGCTCATTGTG GTGTTCCACAAGATCATCACCAGCGGTCACCAGCGGCTGCAGCCCCTGTTCGACTGCCTGCTCACCATCGTGGTCAACG TGTCCCCCTACCTCAAGAGCCTGTCCATGGTGGCCGCCAACAAGCTGTTGCACCTGCTGGAGGCCTtctccaccacctggttcctcttCTCCGCTGCCCAGAACCACCACCTGGTGTTCTTCCTCCTGGAGGCCTTCAACAACATCATTCAGTACCAGTTCGACG GCAACTCCAACCTGGTCTACGCCATCATCCGAAAGCGCAGCGTCTTCCACCAGCTGGCCAACCTGCCCGCCGACCCCCCTGCCATCCACAAGGCCTTGCAGCGGCGCCGACGGCCACCCGAGTCCTTGTCCCGAACTGGCTCACAGGAGGGCGCCTCCATGGAGGGCTCCCGCCCTGCGGCCCCCGCTGAGCCTGGCACTCTCAAGACGAGCCTGGTGGCCACCCCAG gcattGACAAGCTGACGGAGAAGTCCCAGGTGTCAGAGGACGGCACCTTGCGATCCCTGGAGCCCATGTCGCAGCAGAGCTCGGCAGAGGGCAGCCCGGCCGCGGAG GCTTCCTTGGCCTTCAGACCCCTCATCCATCAGCCTTATCTCCGCGGAGCTGGCCTTTACCCGACCAGCCCAGTCAGCCCCTGGCCCTAA